CTTTTCATTTCCTAGTGCTTGGATCTTGACTTCTGTGTATCATCTTAGCATCTGTATCCAGCTGTAAGTCTAAGAACTTAAAGGAAcgtttctttcatcatttgcttgAATTCATACAATAACTTATCCAAGCAGACTGAAATTGATCTCAATTTACATATGTCATTAGAAGACTTGCAATAATATTGCCACAAACTCAAAATATTGTTCACTTACATATACTCTTCTCtgcaaatttttattttcttcaggaAAGATGGCGTTCTTAGGAAACTTGGAGACAGAGAGGAAGTACAACACTATGTGGCTATAGAACAAATATACAACTTCTACAAGCAGATGGAGAACGGTGAACGAGGAAACCCAACAGCACCATTGACCCTCGAAGAGCAAATTAAGCATTTAGAAATTCCGAAAAATAAAAGGTAACTTAAAAACAGTGAATTGAATCCTGAGTTATCAAAGTATATCTAATATCAAAGAAAAATGGTGATTATAAGTGCATTACATGTACcatgtacactcttaaaaataaaggtgcttaaaaggttcttcacagtaatgccatagaataacaatttttggttccacaaagaaccgttcagtcaaatgttctttaagaaccatctctttcttacattttcataatgtaaagaactttttttcgccacaaagaaccttgtgtaaaacagaaaggttctttaaatGTTGAAGGCTCTtaatggaaccatttagacaaaacggttcttctatggcatcctGAAGCACCTTtcttttttagagtgtatgtcTTTGGTTTTATTAATGTAGATTGAGAGTtagattaacatttattttcacaacctttatttattttagcagATCCTTAAAGGAACAATATTGGGTTTTAaggagaatctattgacagaaatgcaatataatatacaaagctatttcttcagaggtgtataagaCCTAAcgtaatgaaccgttatgtttctCATACCTTGGAATAAGATGTTTATATCTACACACAGAGCGGCCCTACATAAATTGAAttcgccgccatgttttgtactgcagccctaaacggacaaaaaAACTCTAAAACGCGCGTTTCGATCTCTTATTATCCGCGATCCATACGGATCGTACTCTACGATTTAGAACGCATGTGACCCGCGGATTTAATGTAagttttattcatcattgagtaagagAGTTAAACGGGCTCTCTCTACAGTTTTAGTTCCAAtgcgctctcgctctctctgtatCTGGATGAGTAGAATATTAAAGTGTTgccagataaacaatgacgctcaaaactgctccgtcaaacagctaatattacaacaaaaacaacaacttatcttggttctaacaaacagaaaaaccaatgttactcacatacttatccgaatcaaagcaacctcctcggGGGTGATTTTAAGATGAGTTTCTCTCCAACGACTCTCTGCTGGAAATAATCTTCATAGATATCTACACGGGTCCTAACGTGTCTCTAATGGAAAGTATTAATATTAGCGCAGCTCCTAGCtgctgcctgacttttatccttctttttatacttaaaatccacagaccttttattttatgtaataaataagacattgcTCTTTCTATAGTCTTTCAAATACCAGCATGATAtcttccctgcgtcaacattagaacgacatctttttgtactatggtggccaccgtcgtgtttTCGTTGCAAATGTATAATGCAACActagtggccgctgtaaatcaaaaactgcacccttaaccaaagcgacttgcaCTTTTTTCAGCCAGGATATTCGTAAAGCAGTGGGTGACGATGTAGCAAAACTTAGGACCTTGTGTGACACAGCAAAGAAATACAGTGTGGAGAAAACCTTTTCTGCTTGGAAAACTGACGTAAGTAAAAGCATCAAACAGCAATAGAAAAACTTGGCAAAACACAAGAGATTAGTTTTCCTCTCCCTGTTCAAATCATTGTATGTAAAAGGtatattgttattaaataaaatgtaagatAACATTTGCCATCATCAATGATAAAGTTTGTAAATACCTcttgttttttaacactgaACGTGAACATCTGGagttactgaaaaatgcatgTATTTGCAGCTTTCGCAGATATGGACAGTACACAGAGACATCGACCCAAAGGCACCAGAGGACATACTTGGCCTGTTTCGTTTTATGCGTAACAAACTGGTGCATGAGTAAGTGATGTGAAGTTGGTCTCTGAATTTAGATCCTAGAAGTTATTTGAAGCTCATCCTAAGAAATGGCGTTTGTCTTATACAAAACCTCACATAATTACAACATACAGATTTGGAGGAATTAATCTCTGCTTGATCTATACTTCTTTATTGTTGCAGTTAAATTAAATCTCACACTTTTGTTTGTTATTCCAACAGCAAAGCTCGATTTGAAGAGAATAAATTGCTCAATCACTACCCAGATTTCTTTATAAGTTTACACGGGCTGGCTAGAGACCTGAAATGGGATTACTGAAGCTGCATagtcttcatttcttttttgaaaGCACAACATTTTTGGATCTGAGACATTTAAGTCACCGGGCGAGTTCATTCTTCCGAGGCTGCCTCACAAGACCGGTCTCCACGAGAGCACAAACCTGTTCTttgcattttagcattaacggaAATATCCGTacaataaaggaaaatgtagcCTACTGGTAAtttctgccagtactttatcctctttttacaggatttttttacaatgtaggTTAGTCACTCAATTAATTCTCTCGTGCTTCTTTCCCACCTTTCCACATTTTGTTGCATTAATAAGGAGTTATCACAAACTAAGACTGTTTAGTCGTGCTATCTTGCAATCAGTACTTACTTAATGCAAGGTAAAATGTCGCCAATGTAaccaattaaaacaaaaaagtggcCAGGAGGTCTTAAAATGTATGGAAAGAGtcttaaaaaatgtcttaaaaagtaACAAATTTACCTCCATGATTCCTGCATATACCCTGCATTAATTCTAAACTATTGTTTACCATCGTTGCTGGTCAATAAACATCTGAACTGTTTGACTTATTTTCCTGAGTCTTTATATACTTGtatacatttgatttttaatagttttatttattatatattcaagattattattatttatataactgttgtttaatgttatattgAGTTTTTATTATGCTTACCTGTGCTCTCCAGGTTATACATAAATACGTTACGGGGAATGACAATGAAAGATCAAAACACCTAATGAAGTGCACTAGAAAATAAAGAGCATATAGAGCTCTGCAGTCCAGTTTCaagtcatttgtcattttagagGAACCaaagtaaaattacaataaCAGTTATTACAATATGAGTAAAAACGGTTGGCAAAATGTATATGACTTGTCATTGTATACTTTTCAAAAAAGGATCACTTTTTAAGATAAAATGGGCAATGATGCCATCAAATACACCATAATTCTGGTCATAAGGGGAGTTGATCTACTGCAGAGGCCAAAAGTAGGCCTTATGACTATTTAAGAGAGGATACAGTAGAGCTTAAAGCTTTTGTTGACCAGCAGTGTGTATAGGCAGTTACCATGTTATCAACAACAGCGACGAAAGCCATCACCAAGTGTAAACATTCTTTCAGAATTATTCAACATTTGATGATTCAGGAGAAACAAGGCTGCTGAAAGGGAGAAGCAAGCCAAAGAAGCAGCTTACAAAAAAGTTGGAGGAGGAGCAGGACCAACAGAAATAGATTGATTCTGATTTACAGAAACTGAAACAATTTACAGTCCCTTTTTTGTGCTGATGTCGATCGAAAAAAGCATAAACTTGGCATTATGTCCAAAAATGTTGAAGTACTTAATGAAATGCCCTGTTACATTGTTTCTGCTTGCTGCaggattaaaacattttaaagggaaaataatGTTCATCTACAGAATTGTGTAATTCCATTATGCCAAATGTAACATCATTTGTTGCTAGATATCAGCCTACATTCCATATACcgtttaatacaattataataaatatatttaaaatatatatgtataattatTTGTGTGCGATTCCATTAAAGGctaaatgtacacaatgtaaaCAATCATAATGGAACAACTTATCACTTCAGGTCAAGCGGAAATCTTTATGGAAATCTCATTTCAATAGATGATCACGTAGTATAGTATTTGCCTGCAAAAGTCGTGCTTTTGGAATCGAAATTAGTTAAGAAAACCACAGTTACACTATTCACTTGTCTGTGTTCATAATGGGCTTATGCCAGGACTGTAATGGCCCAGCGGCCAAAGTGGGTCTCGTGACAGTCCTGTTTATCTGCGCAGTGCATCATGAAGTCGAACACATCTTTTTGTTAATCTTAATAAAGCTTATCTCAcacttttttaaagttattaGTAAAGCTTAATAAAGCTCGAAATAAATTTGCAATTAATTGAGAGgcatttgtacataaatatagtGCTTTGTATAAAACTGATAAAGTATAAAGTCTACACTGTCATTTACAATCTATGCCCACATGGTGGTGCTGTTGCCCTGAATTCATTCAAACAGACACAAGATAAGTTGTGATTTTGTTCATACATTGGTAAAactggtttaaaatgtttaaaaatctaaacaagCTATGATATCATACTATAATAGATGACACAGGTTCACACTTGCCCTGATCTACCTGATCTAGGATTGCAATCTCACCTGTGTCTGAAAGTGTATGTTTGTTGTGTGCCAGATATGATGACGGGGGAATACGTTGCTTAATTCGAACATGGCTTAAAGAGTCTGACCACCCCAAGACGGAGGCCTAGATTTGCCCACGACCATCAAAGAGCTTGTAACCATGAAGTAAACAGTTTTGCTTCAGTTGGTTTTAAATGTAGGTTTTGTGAAGTTATGTGCAGGATTACCGAGATCTAATTCTATTTGTGAGAGcgtgtgttttttacatttttggattgctttgaatagaaaaaaatcatcTAAACTATATTCAGTGGTaggctgttttaaaaaaaaattacaatgttgTAAGATCCATAAAGAGAATTGGCAAAACCAAATAAATGAGATGAGTTCCTGTTGTAACCCAAGCCaactaaaaaaatgtaatgcaacaAAATtggaaacaaatatattttatacatacaaacattaatgtaaattacgctaataaaattatttctgtCTCTAATTCGGAACAATTTTGCAATTCAGTTTTCAACCTGTTAACCTATAAAAGCATGTGAACAAACCTCTCTGTCTCTATGAACTGTATAATAACATATCAATCATAttagaataaatgtaaagaaaacattttaactgtTTACTCATTAAATCATTGCCGTTTAAAGAGCACTGTCGTGTTATGCTGAATATCTACCGCTCTGTGACGTGCTGCAGGTTTTTGTTAATAGCGTTCAGAGTTTGACTGGCTTCCTGTAGCTCCATGCTAAGCTGACTGCTTTTCTCCAGCACCTCAGACAGCTCAGTGATGATGGCCTGTATCCCCTGACTATGCTGCTCATAATAGTCAAACATCTGCTCCCTCACCTGCTGACACATCTCACTCACCTGCATATAAACACGGGAGCCAGAACATCTATGAAATTGAGTATAAAACCTGTTCAGGCAATATTTACCAGGATCATTACAATCCAGATTTAGATTGCATCTGTATCCTATTTCTAAGCCTCCGAGTACCTTTTTCGTGAGTTCCTCCTCAAAGCTGTTCATCACATGTTGGTCCATGGCCCGACGTTCATTGATCCTCTCGATAAGATCCTGTGCTCGCTTTCCAATATCCTCTATTCTTGAATTTGTGGGAGACAGTATGCTGCTACCATCTTCCACAGAGCTGTGGTCCGGTGAGCTTTTAGTTGAGGATTTTGAAACACAGATACCGGAGTCCTCACTGTGTGAAAGATGGATAAGAAGACTACAATCCTTATCAATGAACAAACAACAATACAGTATAAGTTGTGCTTTATTGGCTCACCTCTGTTGTTCGATACTCTCATCCAGGTTTACAAATGATGATGTTTCACCTGTTGAGGTATGCCCCTCATCTGACACCTGTATGGACAAGAAGTTCAACATTAGCAAAACTACATCACTTCAACATTGCTATTAaacattattgttgtttatatatCTTATATACCTTTGCTGATGCATGGTGTTGATCGGTTTTGGGTGTTGAATGTAATATTATGGACCCCGAACTTCCAAAAAGCTGCTGAGCCATGGcctaaataaacataaaaaataaatacaagcaATAACTATACAAACAATAAGTATACACTATACTAACATTTATACTGTGTTTGTCATGTATATATATGAACATtaattaagattaaaaaaaacgaaCCAACCTCGGTAACTATGGTCAAAtcatgataaatattttttgttaatgtcTCTACAGTAACCATAGTTTTACCATAGTATTCATAGTAAAACTATAGGTATGCAAATGGTACTCAATCTGCCAAAAACGTGGTTCACTTTGTTAAGGGATGTCAGTCttgaaaaataacatattacCAAACTAATAATCGTATTAATATATCGTATTTAGGGTAATTCGCAAGTTTACGCTAGACGACACATGTGGAAGAATATGACTtcatttagtttagtttgtgggccatgttttgtaataaaacccCCGTAAACTTAAGTGCAATAAACAATGTAATTGTTTAATTTGTCACTTTGTTACACGTTAGCATGTATGTGATGCAAGTTTAGTAATTAGCGTGTTGCTTAGCTTGTCTGACTGACTTTTCTTCAACTTAACATACTCGCTTCAGTAAAGTGTTTCTGTCGAgtaatgtgtgtttgacttATTTTTTCATCGACTCAAATTGTTTATACATAAATAACGAGTGTCTGGTGATATTTTCTTACGTTTATTGGAGGTATTTCACATTTGGCTCCTCACACATCTACTAGATCCCTCCCTGATCCCTCGAATGATGCGCGTGACCTGCACCGCGCGTGAGCACGCTTCTCGGTAAACTGCGGTGATTGTCATGTATCCTGGTATTCAAAGCATGTAATTTACGTTAcgttattttttaatgatataaCGTGACGTTTTaaagcacaaatattttattgcatttgggATTTAGAGAGCTTGGTGTTcgttgcctgttgttttgaaatattaatagCTTGTATGcagcgcgcgcgcgcgcacataGAATATACACAAGAAAAATCAAGGATCTTATTCCAATAGGTTTTGATGGTATTTTTTCTGGTTAATATATATCCACTAGAGACCTCATCACACCAACAAGCCAGTAGAGACCATCAGATCATAGTTtccttttaaaagtaatttccattataaccattaaatccattaggATGTCTGTGATGTTTCCTTATGTTCCTCATATTTTTCTTAGGTTTGCAATTCAAAGGTATTAGGAGAGACTGGAGCCGATGATGTGCAGTACAGTTCTGTATCTGAGCAGTAATCCGTGAATGGAAATTCATTGAGGCCTGGAAAAGCTCTGAACAAAATGGACTTCAATAATGAGATGAATGAAAGTCAGAGGTCACAGTTAATCCTCGGTGTTACAGAGGCAGCTGGGATATACAGTACCTGAACAtgagcaaaacaaacacatttattttttgacaacTGACAACtagttattcatttaatgatatAGATTGTCATAGAATTACTAAAAAgtcaaaaatcacatttatggAGAGCAAAAAATAGGTTAAATGTTCAAAATCAAACCAGGTGCTagatttcatttacaatttacaatcCAAACATAGCAAACAGTGAGATGGGAGGATGGGACATTGCTAAGCATAATGTAAATTCCACTGATTTTAAGAGAGAAATCCATGCTGATTTATAGCCTAATGTCATTATGATATATGGAGcaagtttgatttcaatctttgacattgACTCTATGTAGGATGATTCAAAGTTGATGATTCAGAAGTCACAAAAACGGACTTCAGCTGGGTTTTCAAATGCAGGGTCACAAATCTGAgatatacagtgggtacggaaagtattcagaccgccttaaatttttcactctttgttatattgcagccatttgctaaaatcatttaagttcattttttttcctcattaatgtacacacagcacccaatattgacagaaaaacacagaattgttgacatttttgcagatttattaaaaaagaaaaactgaaatatcatcATGGTCCTacgtattcagaccctttgctgtgacactcatatatttaactcaagtgctgtccatttcttctgatcatccttgagatggttctacaccttcatttgagtccagctgtgtttgattatactgattggacttgattaggaaaCCCACACACATGTCTATATAAGACCTCACAGttcacagtgcatgtcagagtAAATGAGAATCATGTGgtatggtggtggcagcatcatgctgtggggatgtttttcagctgcagggacaggacgTCTGGTTGCAATCGAGGGATAGATGAATGTGGCCaagtacagggatatcctggacgaaaaccttctccagagtgctcacgacctcagactgggccgaaggttttccttccaacaagacaatgaccctaagcacacaaataaaataacgaaggagtggcttcacaacaactccgtgactcttcttgaatggcccagccagaaCCCTGAattaaacccaattgagcatctctggagagacctaaaaGTGGTTGTCCAGcaacgtttaccatccaacctgacatAACTGGagaggatccccaaatcca
This region of Triplophysa dalaica isolate WHDGS20190420 chromosome 7, ASM1584641v1, whole genome shotgun sequence genomic DNA includes:
- the syce2 gene encoding synaptonemal complex central element protein 2 — encoded protein: MAQQLFGSSGSIILHSTPKTDQHHASAKVSDEGHTSTGETSSFVNLDESIEQQSEDSGICVSKSSTKSSPDHSSVEDGSSILSPTNSRIEDIGKRAQDLIERINERRAMDQHVMNSFEEELTKKVSEMCQQVREQMFDYYEQHSQGIQAIITELSEVLEKSSQLSMELQEASQTLNAINKNLQHVTER